In Prunus dulcis chromosome 2, ALMONDv2, whole genome shotgun sequence, a single genomic region encodes these proteins:
- the LOC117619802 gene encoding probable WRKY transcription factor 12: MEGDQRGVPSYEVQISFSSTPNPQQSIHEMGFVQFEDHHPHHNQVLSFMAPSSHIQQQQPNNSHHPHHHQPAELSSGASAAATTTSNGVTVGFSTHTDLLVARPSWNNSNDQVGTLDPKAISDENGTGNASDCSNSWWRSSSSEKSKMKVRRKLREPRFCFQTRSDVDVLDDGYKWRKYGQKVVKNSLHPRSYYRCTHSNCRVKKRVERLSEDCRMVITTYEGRHNHTPCDDSNSSEHECFSSF; the protein is encoded by the exons atggaAGGAGATCAAAGAGGGGTTCCGAGTTATGAAGTTCAGATTTCGTTTTCGAGCACCCCAAACCCTCAACAATCGATCCACGAAATGGGGTTTGTGCAGTTCGAagatcatcatcctcatcataaTCAGGTTTTGAGCTTCATGGCCCCATCATCACATatacagcagcagcagcctaACAATTCTCATcaccctcatcatcatcagccaGCTGAGCTCAGCAGCGGTGCCTCAgccgccgccaccaccaccagcaaCGGCGTTACCGTGGGGTTTAGTACTCATACCGACCTACTTGTTGCAAGACCTTCTTGGAATAATAGTAACGACCAG GTGGGAACGTTGGATCCAAAGGCTATTAGTGATGAAAATGGGACTGGTAATGCTAGTGATTGCAGCAACTCATG GTGGAGGAGCTCAAGCTCAGAGAAGAGCAAGATGAAGGTGAGGAGAAAGCTTAGGGAGCCAAGATTCTGTTTCCAAACCAGAAGTGATGTGGATGTGCTTGATGATGGTTACAAATGGAGGAAATATGGCCAGAAAGTTGTCAAGAACAGCCTTCATCCTAG AAGCTACTACCGCTGTACTCACAGTAACTGTCGGGTGAAGAAAAGGGTTGAACGACTGTCTGAAGATTGTCGAATGGTGATAACAACCTATGAAGGTAGACACAACCACACCCCTTGCGATGACTCTAATTCCTCTGAACATGAATGCTTTAGCTCTTTCTAA
- the LOC117619460 gene encoding carotenoid cleavage dioxygenase 7, chloroplastic-like: MQANPNPFQIIPKQIFPSLIKLPPVHQSPSPVPTKPPRAISISTPNETNRGPITISTLDVVDDSVAAFWDYQFLFVSQRSEQTEPITLRVVDGSVPSDFPSGTYYLTGPGLFADDHGSTVHPLDGHGYLRAFKFDGFGEDVKFMAKYVKTEAQVEEHDPLTDTWRFTHRGPFSVLKGGQKVGNTKVMKNVANTSVLRWGQRLLCLWEGGDPYEIESETLDTIGRVGLIDGCDSEVESRDRGGGVWDVAARLLKPILYGVFKMPPRRLLSHYKLDARRNRLLMVSCNAEDMLLPCSNFTFYEYDSNFKVLGKQEFNIADHLMIHDWAFTDTHYILFANRIKLDVVGAMTAVCGTSPMITALSVNPSKATSPIYLLPRSPNENGRDWRVPIEASSQLWLLHVANAYENLDENGNLEIEIHASACSYEWFNFQKLFGYDWQSGKLDPSIMNINGSQRKTLPHLIQVSINLDVNGSCQRCDVEPLNQWNKSSDFPVINPAFSGSKNTYLYAAASSGSRSALPHFPFDMVAKLNVLTKSVLTWSVGSRRFIGEPTFIPRGSEEDDGYILVIEYAVSVQWCYLVILDSKRIGGEDALVARLEVPKHLNFPLGFHGFWATAE, translated from the exons ATGCAAGCCAACCCCAACCCCTTCCAAATTATTCCCAAACAAATCTTCCCTTCACTGATAAAGCTACCTCCGGTGCACCAATCTCCGTCCCCAGTGCCCACCAAACCACCGCGTGCCATATCAATCTCCACACCCAACGAAACCAATCGCGGTCCAATTACCATTTCAACCCTAGACGTAGTAGATGACTCCGTGGCTGCATTTTGGGACTACCAATTCCTCTTTGTGTCACAGCGCTCAGAACAAACCGAACCCATCACGCTCAGAGTCGTGGATGGTTCGGTTCCATCGGACTTTCCCTCCGGCACGTACTACTTGACAGGGCCGGGGCTCTTCGCCGACGACCACGGCTCCACGGTGCACCCATTGGACGGCCACGGCTACCTTAGGGCTTTTAAATTTGACGGGTTTGGCGAAGATGTCAAGTTCATGGCCAAGTACGTGAAAACTGAGGCTCAAGTGGAGGAGCACGACCCTTTGACTGACACGTGGCGGTTCACGCACAGGGGGCCGTTTTCGGTGTTGAAAGGTGGACAGAAAGTTGGGAATACTAAGGTGATGAAGAATGTGGCGAATACTAGTGTGTTGAGGTGGGGCCAGAGGCTATTGTGTTTGTGGGAAGGTGGGGATCCGTATGAGATTGAATCGGAGACGTTGGATACGATCGGGAGGGTAGGTCTGATAGACGGTTGTGATTCGGAGGTGGAGAGTAGAGACCGTGGTGGCGGTGTATGGGATGTGGCTGCAAGATTGCTCAAACCAATTCTGTACG GAGTTTTTAAGATGCCTCCAAGGCGACTGTTGTCTCATTATAAGCTCGATGCTCGCAGAAACAGGCTTCTTATGGTGTCGTGCAATGCAGAGGATATGCTTTTGCCATGCAGCAACTTTACATTTTATG aATATGACTCAAATTTCAAGGTGTTGGGAAAGCAAGAGTTTAACATAGCTGATCACTTGATGATCCATGATTGGGCTTTCACAGACACTCACTATATATTATTTGCCAATCGCATCAAGCTTGATGTTGTCG GTGCAATGACTGCAGTTTGTGGGACTTCTCCTATGATAACAGCATTGTCGGTGAACCCTAGCAAGGCCACATCTCCCATATATTTGCTTCCTCGGTCTCCTAATGAAAATGGTCGAGATTGGAGAGTGCCTATCGAAGCTTCTTCACAATTGTGGCTCCTACATGTAGCCAATGCTTACGAGAATCTGGATGAGAATGGGAATTTGGAGATTGAAATACATGCTTCGGCTTGCTCTTACGAGTggttcaattttcaaaaattatttg GATATGATTGGCAAAGTGGTAAACTAGACCCCTCGATTATGAACATAAATGGAAGCCAAAGGAAGACGCTACCTCATCTTATTCAGGTCTCCATAAACTTGGATGTGAATGGAAGCTGTCAAAGATGTGATGTGGAGCCTTTAAACCAGTGGAACAAGTCATCAGACTTTCCAGTTATCAATCCAGCCTTTTCAGGAAGCAAAAACACATACCTATATGCAGCAGCTTCTTCAGGTTCTCGCAGTGCATTGCCTCACTTTCCATTTGACATGGTGGCCAAGCTAAATGTTTTAACAAAATCTGTGCTAACATGGTCTGTTGGAAGCCGGAGATTCATCGGAGAGCCCACTTTCATCCCCAGAGGttctgaagaagatgatggttACATTCTTGTAATTGAG TATGCAGTTTCAGTTCAATGGTGCTATCTGGTTATCTTAGATTCCAAAAGGATTGGAGGAGAGGATGCACTAGTGGCAAGACTTGAAGTTCCTAAGCACCTAAATTTTCCTCTTGGTTTTCATGGCTTCTGGGCCACTGCAGagtaa
- the LOC117618640 gene encoding uncharacterized serine-rich protein C215.13-like: MSGFPFGSSSSASSRFTPLPLTKPPVISPATSTSAPAFGSSSPSSAAAHSFGFRSSAATSAPSSWFCSSASTVSASSSPLIGSASASASSRFSSSFTVSSTPLFSSSSSSSASTTPSFPRFSFQPGSRLSKPTTSTPITVTPPATASSFSCAPSTSSGSQPSFVFSDTASSPAPISFAKPTSQSFSTLSAPLFSTVTTTSVSSTPAASTTTKASFSMPSFGATPTTRFLRKKQTPVAAMTTTQTSTSLVESSTSGTTSTVSTTISTAPKLPSEITGKTVEEAPLTSFKHETSYPITTSDCSKLVEQSTLAAAVQTSTAISSVQLSSLDFDALDLETQLALICGGSSSSGFTPSVNAEQAISRIKLWQAKDFAVEEGHQSVGELINNLQILAEENLIPKSIFSSGVTSAQEFQQAADLWGTIHTSFEQAITCRNFYQRSTENLEKDRSQCFAQDFELQYLKNEAQEVEAEIAKLQTQLKAIKTKEKEVRIKLQRNLRDAWKLQKQITTAQPGLEESHALILRGSKLRADMDAKFRVLKVILTSIVL; this comes from the exons ATGTCGGGCTTCCCATTCGGATCCTCCTCCTCCGCTTCTTCTCGGTTTACGCCTTTACCATTGACCAAACCTCCTGTCATTTCCCCCGCCACATCAACCTCCGCCCCAGCTTTCGGGTCCTCTAGCCCTAGCTCCGCCGCAGCCCATTCTTTCGGATTCAGGTCCTCAGCAGCGACCTCCGCTCCATCATCCTGGTTTTGCTCCTCGGCTTCAACTGTATCGGCATCCAGTTCACCCCTGATTGGCTCCGCTTCCGCTTCCGCTTCATCTCGGTTTAGCTCATCTTTCACTGTTTCTTCAACACCCTTGTTCAgctcttcttcgtcgtcttcaGCTTCAACCACACCCTCATTCCCACGCTTCTCCTTCCAACCAGGCTCGCGTCTTTCAAAGCCAACAACCTCAACACCCATCACTGTTACTCCAccagcaacggcttcaagCTTCTCGTGCGCACCATCCACTTCCTCTGGTTCACAACCCTCTTTTGTATTCTCCGATACCGCCTCATCACCCGCCCCCATTTCCTTCGCAAAACCCACCTCACAGTCCTTCTCAACTCTTTCTGCTCCATTGTTTTCTACAGTCACCACCACAAGCGTTTCTTCGACTCCAGCTGCTAGCACTACAACCAAAGCCTCTTTCTCTATGCCGAGTTTCGGTGCGACTCCTACTACAAGATTTCTTAGGAAGAAACAAACACCTGTAGCTGCAATGACAACAACTCAGACATCAACGTCACTTGTTGAGTCTTCAACTAGTGG GACAACTTCTACTGTCAGCACTACAATATCTACTGCACCAAAATTACCTTCAGAGATCACAGGGAAGACTGTGGAGGAG GCTCCCCTTACTTCTTTCAAGCATGAAACTTCATATCCTATTACCACATCTGATTGCTCCAAACTTGTGGAGCAATCTACACTTGCCGCTGCGGTCCAGACTTCTACTGCCATCTCTTCAGTACAACTCTCAAGTCTGGATTTTGATGCTCTAGATCTGGAAACTCAATTGGCATTAATATGTGGAGGCTCTTCTAGTTCTGGCTTTACTCCCAGCGTCAATGCTGAACAAGCCATTTCTAGGATCAAGCTCTGGCAAGCCAAGGATTTTGCTGTGGAAGAGGGCCATCAATCTGTGGGGGAACTCATCaataatttacaaattttGGCTGAAGAGAATCTCATCCCCAAGTCTATTTTCAGTTCTGGAGTCACTTCAGCTCAAGAGTTTCAACAAGCTGCAGACTTATGGGGAACAATTCACACTTCCTTCGAGCAAGCTATCACCTGTAGAAATTTCTATCAAAGATCTACTGAAAATTTAGAGAAAGATAGATCTCAATGCTTTGCTCAGGACTTCGAATTGCAGTATCTCAAAAATGAAGCTCAAGAGGTAGAAGCCGAGATTGCCAAATTGCAAACACAACTCAAGGCCATCAAGACCAAGGAAAAGGAAGTACGAATTAAATTGCAACGTAACCTTAGAGATGCTTGGAAGTTGCAAAAACAAATCACCACTGCCCAACCTGGATTGGAGGAGTCTCACGCATTAATTCTGAGAGGATCAAAATTGAGAGCAGACATGGATGCCAAGTTTAGAGTTTTGAAAGTTATTTTAACCAGTATTGTActataa